In the genome of Penaeus vannamei isolate JL-2024 chromosome 26, ASM4276789v1, whole genome shotgun sequence, one region contains:
- the Usp14 gene encoding ubiquitin carboxyl-terminal hydrolase 14 produces MTVFSVNVKWGKEMYPGIELDTAEPPMVFKAQLFALTGVQPHRQKIMLKGATIKDETWNGVKLKDGATVLMMGSKEEDVPVEPTEKTAFVEDMTEAERNTALELPVGIKNLGNTCYLNAVIQCLKTVPELHSSVTEFKPKPPGREGESSSNLLTLAVDSGSLLTLAIQECYRTMDSGKTAVPLVLVNLFRTTFPRFAEQGEQGMYMQQDASECWNELTRLLMQEVPSKDAEKTDKKFASSLIDQYFSGEYSCEWKCIESEEEGVTHNTDKFQQLMCHINQDVKYLHTGLMAKMEEHIDKRSPVLDRDAKYVKKSKISRLPAYLTVVMVRFFYKEKGAVNAKILKDVKFPINLDVYELCTPELQKKLQPIREKYKDMDDRKLEEDKAKRRGKPISEDKKPKTKKLPYSFEDDLGSNNSGYYQLQAVLTHQGRSSSSGHYVSWVRWRGDDWLKCDDDEVTPVTEEEILRLSGGGDWHCAYILLYGPRVLEVLDEDEKQPAAEEVKMETE; encoded by the exons ATGACAGTCTTCAGTG tgaatgtcaaatgggggaaggagatgtATCCGGGCATTGAACTGGATACTGCCGAACCCCCAATGGTATTCAAAGCTCAGTTGTTTGCCTTGACGGGAGTACAACCTCATCGACAAAAGATCATGCTGAAAGGAGCCACCATCAAAGATGAGACTTGGAATGGTGTTAAGCTAAAGGAT GGGGCAACAGTCCTGATGATGGGGAGCAAAGAGGAAGATGTGCCTGTTGAGCCAACAGAGAAAACTGCTTTTGTTGAGGATATGACAGAAGCTGAGAGGAACACTGCT TTGGAACTACCGGTTGGCATTAAGAATCTTGGGAATACCTGTTATCTTAATGCAGTTATCCAGTGCCTGAAAACAGTTCCTGAACTCCATTCTTCAGTTACGGAATTCAAGCCCAAGC CTCCTGGGCGAGAGGGAGAATCCTCCTCAAATCTTCTTACGCTTGCAGTAGATTCTGGATCTCTCCTTACACTGGCTATCCAAGAATGCTACCGTACCATGGATAGTGGAAAAACTGCCGTGCCCTTGGTCCTTGTCAACCTTTTCCGCACAACTTTTCCCAG aTTTGCTGAACAAGGTGAGCAAGGGATGTACATGCAGCAGGATGCCTCTGAGTGTTGGAATGAACTTACCAGACTTTTGATGCAAGAAGTTCCTTCAAAAGAtgcagagaagacagacaaaaagttTGC ATCATCCCTCATTGACCAGTACTTCTCTGGAGAGTATTCCTGTGAGTGGAAATGCAtagaaagtgaagaggaaggtgTGACACATAACACAGATAAATTCCAGCAACTTATGTGCCATATCAACCAAGATGTTAAGTACCTACATACTGGTCTGATGGCCAAGATGGAG GAACACATTGATAAAAGATCACCTGTTTTAGACCGAGATGCAAAATATGTGAAAAAATCTAAAATTTCCAGATTACCAGCCTATTTAACTGTAGTTATGGTCAG GTTTTTCTATAAAGAGAAAGGAGCAGTTAATGCCAAAATTCTTAAAGATGTCAAATTCCCAATCAACCTAGATGTCTATGAACTTTGTACACCAGAACTACAGAAAAAGTTACAACCAATCAGAGAAAAGTACAAG GACATGGATGATAGGAAGCTTGAAGAAGACAAAGCAAAGAGAAGGGGTAAACCCATTTCAGAGGATAAGAAGCCAAAGACAAAGAAACTCCCATATTCCTTTGAGGATG ATTTAGGCAGCAACAACAGTGGTTACTACCAGCTTCAGGCTGTTTTAACTCACCAAGGTCGCTCCTCGTCATCGGGTCACTATGTCAGCTGGGTGCGATGGCGTGGTGATGACTGGCtcaaatgtgatgatgatgaggtcaCACCTGTCACGGAAGAAGAAATCCTGAGGCTGTCGGGAGGAG